A genomic region of Trifolium pratense cultivar HEN17-A07 linkage group LG3, ARS_RC_1.1, whole genome shotgun sequence contains the following coding sequences:
- the LOC123915696 gene encoding NAD(P)H-quinone oxidoreductase subunit N, chloroplastic: protein MLASASLRCGGLTCSNVQQPTRNNFIAEKQNNTIRLFVDWRGKQCNSNKTKRVVRCSSGIGLGDFIGGDLVKLDIGRWLSDVEEHKALAIYTPHEGGYEGRYLSRLQRQGYYFLDLTARGLGDPETTLTKVHPVCPAHLGKQPIARWYFPPEVDYRLEALPPNAKGLVVWIIEAKVLSKAELQFLALLPTLRPNVRVIAECGNWRKFTWTPLKEIAGLTT from the exons ATGTTAGCATCTGCTAGCTTACGTTGTGGAGGACTAACATGCTCAAATGTTCAACAACCAACAAGGAACAATTTCATAGCTGAAAAACAGAACAACACAATAAGATTGTTTGTGGATTGGAGAGGAAAACAATGTAACAGTAACAAAACTAAAAGGGTAGTGAGGTGCAGTAGTGGAATTGGGTTAGGTGACTTCATTGGAGGAGATTTGGTTAAACTTGATATTGGACGTTGGCTTTCAGATGTTGAAGAACATAAAGCACTTGCTATATATACTCCTCATGAAGGAGGGTATGAAGGTCGTTACTTATCTCGTCTTCAACGTCAGGGGTACTATTTTCTCGACCTTACTGCTCGTGGTCTCGGTGATCCCGAAACCACTCTTACCAAAGTTCACCCTGTTTGTCCT GCTCATTTAGGAAAGCAACCAATAGCAAGGTGGTATTTCCCACCAGAAGTTGATTACAGATTGGAAGCATTGCCGCCAAATGCCAAAGGACTAGTGGTTTGGATCATTGAAGCCAAG GTTCTCTCAAAGGCAGAACTGCAATTCCTTGCTCTACTGCCTACACTAAGGCCTAATGTGAGGGTCATTGCTGAATGTGGAAATTG GAGAAAGTTTACATGGACTCCACTAAAAGAAATTGCTGGACTAACCACTTAG